The window CGGCTCGCGGAGGCCGGCGGTGGATCCGCTGGCTGAGCCGCACGAGCGACTGTGAGCTTTATCCCGGCTGGTTGGGCGAGTCCTGCTGAAAGTCGACGCAGGCGTTCTTGTAGCCCTGCTCGAAGATCTGCACCCAACCGGAACCGTAGCCCTGGAGCATCATCTCGGCGAGGTCGCCGAAGCCTTCCCAGTTGCTCTGGGTCAGTACGACTTCGGTTTGTCCGGTCCCCTGGGCGGTGAAGCGCACCTCGACCAGACTGGCGGAGGTCGGCGGTAGGCCCATGTGGAAGTCCATTGCGACGTAGGAGAAGGGCTCGAAGGTACGAAAGGTGCCCCAGTGGTGCTCGCGCTCGTCATGGCCGATCTCGACGATGCGGCCGCCGAGTTTGGCCTCGACCTCGAGGGCTTTGGAGGGCTGGCCGTCCTTCATCGACATCGAGCGCTTGTCCAGGGGCCACCATTGGCCCATGTCCTCGACGAAAATGCGGAAGGCCGTTTCCTGGTTGCAGGGCACCTCGATGGTCTTGATCAGCGGCTCGATCATCTTTCACTCCTCGGTTCGTCGGGTTCGGCGAGCGACCTCACTGCCGTAGGCCGAGAGAACGTCGCTCCAGAACCCGTCCAGATAGTCACGAAGCTCCTCCAGACCTCGACGGCGCAAGGAGTAGAGGCGGCGATTCCCGCGCGGCTCGACCTCGACCAGCCGAGCTGCTTCCAGCACCTTGAGATGTTGCGACACGGCGGGTCGGCTCACCGGTTGATCGCGTGCCAGCTCACCGACCGACCGCGGCCGTTCGCGCAGGGCTTCGAAGACGCGGCGACGGGTCGGATCGGCGAGGGCGGTCAGCACCTGTGCGTAAGCCATGACTTACCGTAAGTTGAAGCTTACGGAATGTCAAGGCCCGGTGCACCATGGCCGGCCACCTGGCGGCTGCTTCGTCGCCCATGCCTGGCCGTGGTAGACATGACCTTCACTCGAAGGAGATCGAGGAACCGCCGAAATGACCCCGCCGTCCACGGCCATGCGCCGCCTGATCGTGCTCTGGGCTCTGCTCTTGGGGCTGTGGCTGTTCTGGACCCTGCCCCTTGCCCTGGGTCAGCGCACGCTGTTCTTCCGCGACGTCTTCTCGAATCACTTCGTGCTCAAGGCCTACGGTGCCGAACGACTGGCGGCGGGGGAGATTCCGGCCTTCAACGATTCCTGGGGCCTGGGTCAGCCGTTTCGCGGCAATCCCAGCGCCCTGGCGTTCTATCCCGACAACCTGCTCTACCGCCTGCTGCCCTTCTGGAGTGCCTTCAATCTGCACTTCGCTCTGCACTGGCTGCTCGCCGCGCTGACCCTCTTCGCGTTGGCCCGGGAGCTCGGACAGGGGTGGCGGGCGGCGACCTTGGCGTCGCTGACCTATGGTGGCTCGGGCTGGGTTCTGTCGGGTCTTTCGTTCTACAACATCGTCACCGTGGCGGCCTGGTGGCCGTTGGTGATCGTGGGGGTCCTGCGCGGGGGCCGGCGGGGTTTGGCCTTGGGTGGTCTGGCGGTCGGCATGGCCCTGCTCGGTGGTGAGCCGGTGACCGCTCTGCTCGGCGGGCTGGTGGCGCTGGTCGCCGCCATCGAGCGGCACGGCGTGCGCCGCGGTCTGCTCGCTTCCTCGATGGTGGCCGCGATCGGCGGCCTGATCGCCTTGCCCCAACTGGTGGCGAGCCTGCGCATCGGAGGCTTCACCTTTCGCAGTGGGCACGGGCTGCTCGCCAGCCAGGCGGTCACCTACACCCTCGATCCGCGGCGCTACCTCGAGCTGTTGATTCCCTTCCCCTTCGGCCGGCCGATCGATTTCGGTCCCAGTGGTTTCTGGGCCGCCGGGGTGGCTC is drawn from Acidobacteriota bacterium and contains these coding sequences:
- a CDS encoding SRPBCC domain-containing protein; its protein translation is MIEPLIKTIEVPCNQETAFRIFVEDMGQWWPLDKRSMSMKDGQPSKALEVEAKLGGRIVEIGHDEREHHWGTFRTFEPFSYVAMDFHMGLPPTSASLVEVRFTAQGTGQTEVVLTQSNWEGFGDLAEMMLQGYGSGWVQIFEQGYKNACVDFQQDSPNQPG
- a CDS encoding metalloregulator ArsR/SmtB family transcription factor — translated: MAYAQVLTALADPTRRRVFEALRERPRSVGELARDQPVSRPAVSQHLKVLEAARLVEVEPRGNRRLYSLRRRGLEELRDYLDGFWSDVLSAYGSEVARRTRRTEE